The window TATCTGGTATTGGCCTTCTGCCTTGCCTACCCGGCATTTATGGCTGAATTGCTAATTGGTAGATATGGTCAGGCTAACGCTGTAACTTCACTGCAAAAAATGTCCTCCCGCCCCTGGCAAAAACATTTTGGTTTTATCGTTGGTTTTGGCGGTATTATCTGTGCTGCCTTGATCTTAAGTTTTTATGGTATTATCGCCGGTTGGATGATGTCCTATGCCATTGAAAGTGCAGCGAACATCGTCGGTATGAATGCTGTCGCAGAGTGGGTCGTAGGCAATAGTTTAGAACGCAACCTATTGTTCACCGTAGCCTTTATGGTATTGACCGTTTTTATTATTCGTAAAGGTGTTGAAAACGGCATCGAGAAGTGGTCGAAGCGCTTAATGCCAATGATGCTTGGTCTGTTAGTGTTGTTGATCATCTACGTAATGACCCTGGATGGAGCGATGGAAGGTTTAAACGCCTATCTGAATCCGGACATTGAACAGCTTAAAGACCCATCCCTTATCGTTAGTGCATTGGGCCAGGCATTCTTCTCGTTATCTTTGGGTACCAGTGTGATGGTTATCTATGGTTCGTATATTTCTAAAAAAGAAAACTTGGTGAGTCTGGGCGCTCAGGTGACTCTTATCGATGTGAGTATCGCTTTCTTAGCGGGTCTGTTAATCATTCCTGCGATGTATGTAGCGCAAACTCAAGGGGTTGCGATTTTCGCCGATGATGGCAGGCTGATTTCAGGGCCAGGTATGGTGTTTGATGTATTGCCTAAGTTGTTCGAAGACATGGGGGTGATTGGCACCTTCATTGGTCTGGCGTTCTTCGTATTGATGAGCATCGCAGCATTAACGTCATCCATTTCGATGTTAGAAGGGCCTGTGTCATACACCGTTGAGCGCCATGACGTGCCACGATCAAAAGCGACAACCATCATTGGCTTGGTGATCTTATGTATCAGCGTGGTTATCGTATTTAATATCGAAACCGGTCTGGACTTCGTAGCGACATTATCTACGCAGTATGGGCAACCGATCATTGCCATGTTGTGCTGTATCTTCGTGGGTTGGATTTGGCACCGTAGCTCGATTTTAGAGGAACTAAAACAAGGCAACGACAGTGTTGAACATTCGTTCTTCTGGAAAATCTGGCCATGGTACACCAAATTCGTGTGCCCGATTGCCATCGCCGCCGTGTTTATTAATTCGCTGTAATCAACAGCGATTTTGTTGCTAGTGCGCCGCTGGAATACCAGCAGCGCATTTTTTATTTCTCGGATATTTTCCTCAGTTTCTGTTGAGTCTTTTTACAAAGACACCCACCGTAATTTCGAAAAGCTTACCAAGACACCCATTGCAAATAGAGAAATTAACAAAAAACACCTTTTGTAATTAGAGGAAGTTACAAAGACACCCACTGTAACCAGAAAAAGTTGCAAAGACACACAGCAATATTGATAAGCTTAACTAGGGTATCAATTTGCTAGCAGGCTAGTTACCGGTAATTGTTGCGGAGAAAAACTAGCAATGTTTTAGATAGGGTCGATAAGTTCGGTAATCGCTTCACGGTGACGTTCAAACATTTCACCATCGACCATAGCTAAATCTGCCTTGAAAGCATAAGGATGACCATCCAGAGTAAATGCCAATTGGTAGGCATGAAGATAGCCCCTATCTACAATTGCTGAATCAGTTTTCGTAAAAGAATAATTTGGATCGCCCAAAATAGCGGTGCCTAAACTATTCATCGCGACTCGCAACTGATGGGTTTTTCCGGTTTTCGGCATCAGCTTATATAGTCGCAGGCCGGGCTCTAAACTAAACGATTGGAAGTGGGTAATCGCCGGGTTATTGGTTGTTCTCTCAAGTTTGAAAGTACCGCGACGTGATTTAACCATATCTCCTTTGATGATCCCTTGTTTCTTCTTAGGCTTACCGCAAGCAAGAGCAATATAGAGTTTTGAAACATTTCGCTCGGCAAACAATGCAGATAGTTGCGAAGCAGTATTCGAATCTTTAGCCATTAGCATCAACCCGGAAGTCATTTTATCAAGCCTATGAACAGGATAAAGCTCTTGGTACGCTCGTTTCCATTGATTGAAAAAACCGCTACCGGCAATTTCTTCGTCATGAAAGCTCTCGCCTGCGGGTTTATAAGCGACGATGAATTTATCATTTTCAAAGATGAGACCAGAAGATTTAGACACAATTTAAGGAGCCAAGGTAATTGAGAACAAGAAAAAATTATAAAGGGAAAATTCGATGACCCCAAAGTGTTTGTTGGTTTCTGCCCCAAGTTAGTCTATTTTTGGGTGTAAGAAAATTCTTCATTTGTTTATTTTGTTGATATTGTCGTTGTAAAATCAATATCTTCCCCCACATAATAGACAAATTGCCAGAATGTGGTGCATAACTAAATTCGCGGATGTTGCGGATTTCGGAGCAAAATTGACTTTTTCTATTTCTGAATTTATTGCTGAATTTTCAAAACCTTCAAATATTTCAGCGCTGGCGGGCATAAACCGAGGACTCGAGCGGGAAACGTTACGTATTAAGGCTGATGGTCATTTATCAAATCAGGGGCACAACGAAGCACTGGGGTCTGCGCTAACAAATCCATTGATTACAACAGATTACTCTGAAAGTTTACTTGAGTTCATCACCCCGGTTAGTCAATCGATTGAGCAGTCTATAGCGCAGTTAAAGGACATTCAAAAGTTTACGCTATCGAATATCGGTGGCGATCATTTTTGGCCGATGAGCATGCCATGTGTCGTCGAAAAAGAGGATGATATCAAGATTGCTCAGTATGGAACATCCAACATCGGTAAAATGAAAACGGTTTATCGTCAGGGCCTGAAAAACCGCTATGGCTCGATGATGCAGGTGATCTCTGGCATCCACTTTAACTTTAGTTTTAGTGATGATTTCCACCAAACAGTACAAACAATTACAGGTGATGAGAGACCTTTACAGGACTTTGTCTCTGACAAATACTTTGCGCTTATTCGAAACTATAAAAGATTTGGTTGGCTCATTCCCTATTTATTCGGCAGTTCTCCGGCATTATGTCCTACCTTTTTGCAAGGGCGAGAGCATAACTTTGAATTCAAGAAGGCTCCGACTGGCTGTTATTACATGGAGTATGCTACCTCGTTGCGAATGAGTGATTTGGGGTATACCAACTCCGAGCAGTCCACCTTAAATATTTGTTACAACAACATTGATAGTTATGTTGCAAGTGTACAAAAAGCGATTACCTTGCCTTCCGAAAAATTCGCGTCTATCGGTGTGAAAGAGAACGGTGAGTATCAGCAGTTAAATGCCAACATATTACAAATTGAGAATGAGTTGTACGCACCCATAAGGCCTAAGCGCGTTGCAAAATCCGGTCAAAAACCGTCGGAAGCATTGGCACAAGGTGGTGTTCAATATATCGAAGTTCGGGCGATGGATGTGAATCCTTATGTCAGCACGGGTATAAGCCGTGAACAAATGTACTTTATGGATGTTCTCCTAACGTATTTGTATCTTAAAGATTCTCCCCAAATGAGTCCTCAAGAGTTTCAAGTAGCGACAGAAAACACCGACAACGTCATTTTATCTGGACGCGATCCTAAGTTACGTTTGCTAGATGGAAGCACGCTGAAGTCGATTCCCGAATGGGGACAAGAGATTTTTGGAGAGTTAGTGGCAATCGCGAAACTCTTGGATGAGGCCTATGAAACGAATATGTATAGTAAAGTCGTGGATCAGGAAAAAATGAAAATCAGCCAACCAGAGTTAACTCCTTCAGGGCAGATTCTTAATGATTTACTGACCAAAGGCCGAGGTATAATCGGTTGGTCTCTGATACACGCTGGGAAATATCAAAAAGAGCTTGAACAGTGGCAATATCAAGAATTTGACGAGAAGTATTTGCAAGAGTTGGCGACACAATCGCTCGCGGATCAGTCACAAATTGAAGCCGAAGATACGGTGGGTTTCGATGAATTTTTAGATAATTATTTTTCTCGTTAGTGATTTACTTGCCTAATTAAGAGGTGTCTATGGAAGAGATAAATTGGCAGGATTTTTCAAAGGTACAGCTGTGTGTTGGCACGGTCGTTGATGTACAGGATTTTCCCGAGGCTCGTAAACCTGCTTACAAGTTAACCGTTGATTTTGGTGAGCATGGTATTCGAAAATCGAGTGCACAGATTACCGAGTTATATGAGTTGGAAGATTTGCTCGGTAAGCAAGTTGTCGGTGTCATTAACTTCCCGGAAAAACAAATAGGCCCCTTTATATCACAATGTCTAATCACAGGTTTTTATAACGATGATGGCAAGGTTTGCCTGGCGGTACCTGATGGTAAAGTGCCAAACGGATCGCGATTGGCATAACTGGGACGATTCAGGTGATAAAAATAATCTTTTTGACAACCTGCTAGTCAATCAAAAGGAAGAGATTTTTGAAACACTCTTCCAAAAGACAGGAATTATACCAATCCCACTAAGTTTGTGCACAACTCAGAGTTAGGGCCGAGGTTCATTTACCACATAGATTTTATTGATATAGTCATTCTATATTAATGAAATATTACCATTGAGAGGATAGTCTCCACCGGCCAGTCTTCACCTGATGAGGGATGGTACGAGCAAAGCCAAGACGAGTGGGTATTAGTCGTACGGGGAAATGCAGTACTAGGATTTGAAAATGAATTAGCTTTGTCGGCTGGCGACTATGTGCTCATTTCGTCGATGGTAAGACACAAAGTCATCAGTGCCTCAGGCAACCCTGAGACGATTTGGTTAGTTATTCATATCCAAGGGGAAGTTCAGGTTTAGTAATCCAGTTGAATGCTCTGCTGGTAATGTCTCCGGAACCCCACAAGAATTAGAGAAATTATTGCCGACATCAACAGGTAACCTACTGCTCTAATATCTACTCCAACATTAAAGGCGAGCAACGCGCTCCACATCGCTAAAAAAATACAACTAGCCAAAATTACAAATCCATAAAACCGCCAGGATAGTTTTGCGATGTTGATTGGTGTTGCCAATGAGCGACCTAATCGTTTTGCCGTAAATGGCAAGACACCCATAGCTACATAATGCATCAAGGGTAGAAAAAAGCCACTGACTAGCCACAGCACGTTGGCATTAATTGCGATTGTATTAACGATCATTGATTCCCAAAAATAAGCAAAACAGCTGGTTAACCAGACAGCCACTGTAACTAATAACCAAGTTGCAGGAACCGTTTTGCGAATTTGTACCCAGATCATTTGCTGGTCGAGTTCGAGTGATTTTTCTTGCTGTAAATCAGCTTCTTCGAAAATAGATTTATCGGCAGGGAGGGTGGATATTTTTGACATGGTTTTATTAACTTTTTTCAGAATATAACGCGAGAACCGTTATACAGCAAGGCTTTGGGTTTTGTTTGGCTAATTGTTGAACGCTCAAAGATTGGCACGATTGATTACACTTTTTTGCAAATAAGAGAATATTTAAAAAAAACTATATGAATCATCAACTAACAGGTATTTGAAATTGAAAAAATCATCTCTGATTAAAAATTAAACATTTTTTTAACATTTGTGGTGAACTTTTTATGATTTCTCCACTCTTATAATTTGAAAGCGTTTATTCCCTGGACGACTTTCCTTAAGATTCCGGCGCGATGTTTATCGCGCCATTTTTTTATGTCGGGTAAACGACACATCCCGATTTGGTCATAAACCATACCAACAGTTAATTTCGAATCCAGTTCGCGAGACATCCATCGTAAATGTGTTTAATAAGACACCCACCGTTAACAATCCTAATTTTTAGTTCAGCGATGGGAATCGTTATTTATTTTTCTTTCGAGGATGAACCTTCATCATTTTGTTTAAACTATTCTCTTAAAATCGGTTCTGGCGATCAGAAAATTATTAACTAAGATAAAAATTCATTGTCTTTTCCATGGAGCGGAAAATGCCTACCCCGAGAAAAAACCAGATTTGTCTGGAAGCTACCAGATACTACCATTGCATCAGTCGGTGCGTTAGAAAAGCGTATTTGTGCGGTACTGATTCAACTACCAATCGATGCTACAACCATCGTCGTCAGTGGGTGGAGAACCGGATACTTTATCTCGCACAAATTTTTAGCATTGATGTATGTGCATATGCGGTTATGAGCAATCATTGCCATATCGTACTCCGTGTCGATGTTGAACACGCCAAGTCGTTGTCTGATAGAGAAGTCATTAACAGATGGCACAAGCTATGTAAGGGCACCATGGTCACCAAACAATTTGAAAAAACTGGCGAAGTCGAGGGGTATTTAGAGCAAACGCTTAAAGAAACGGTTAATGTTTATCGAAAACGCTTGTTTGATATCAGTTGGTTTATGCGGTTGCTAAATGAACCCATCGCCAGAATGGCAAACGCTGAAGATGAATGCACGGGACGGTTTTGGGAAGGAAGGTTTAAATGCCAGGCATTATTGGATGATGCAGCGTTAGCTGCGTGTATGGCCTACGTAGATTTAAACCCGATTCGAGCGGGTTTGGCTGTGAAGCCCGAGGATTCTGCATATACTAGCCTCAAACAACGTGTAGAAGCGGCCACTTTATGCAAGCAACCGCAGACGCTTTTACCGCTGAAATGTGATTCAGTGAAAAGTGAGCCAGAGATGTCTTTCTCGGTAGAAGACTATTTTCAACTGGTTGCGCTAACTGGGCAATCCATTCGTGAAAACAACTCCGGACCAATATCTAATCAAGCAATAGTCATTCTTGCAAGATTGAATATATCTCCTCATAACTGGCTAAGTTTAACGACTAAATTTGAGTATTACTTTAAAGGTTGTGTGGGGCAGAGTTCTTCACTCGCGAAATATTGTATGGCGAGTAATAAAAATAGACGTTCAAATCTTTCTAACTGCCGGAAGCTATTTCGTTAACTTTTTTGATCAGACCGTCAAAAATGCTTGTTTCATAGCAATTGCTGAGCCTTCCCTTGCGCTTTAGCGCATCATTAGTCGAAACCTTTCTCTGTTTAGTAACTCAAAATCAAAATAACAATATAGGGCGGACTCATTGCTTACGAGTCTTTCGTGATTAATTCAATAAACCAACTCTTTTGCATTGGGTGTCTATGTAAATGCGCACACATTTTTAATACCAGTGACTGTCTTGATTAGCAGCCTTGATAAGAATTCAGGTGGATGTCTCGTTAAATGCCGATAAAACATGGTCGAATTGAGCTTGAGAGTTTTGCTAGGCAAAAAAAAGCACCTCAGAAGAGGTGCTAAAAAAACTATAAAACCCAAGGAGAAATATTCATTTCATAGAGTAAGAGCGTGAAAATTTGGAAAAGTTCAAATTATTTATAAAAAATTTGAAAAAAGTTAAAAAATAACTAAAAAAAAAATATTTTTCTGGCAAACTAATTTGAAAATAATAACTTCAGAGAAGCAATGAAAACTCTAAAAGTGTGTTTTTACGCTAGTTTTTTAACCTTGTTGTCGGCCTGTGCGACACCTCCACCGCAAAACCCTGAAAATATTTGCGAGATCTTTCGCGAGCATCATCATTGGTACGAGGGAGCAAGAGACATGCAGTCGCGTTGGGGGGTTCCTATCCATGTGCCAATGAGTATGATGTATCAGGAAAGTTCTTTTCGCAGTGACGCTTTACCTCCTAGAGACTACTTGTTGGGGATTATTCCTTGGGGACGCGTGAGCACGGCGTATGGCTTTTCCCAGGCTAAAACTCTAACTTGGGAAGATTACATGCGCGAGACTGATAATAGGGGTGCCGACAGAGATGATTTTGCCGACGCAATCGATTTTATGGGGTGGTTTATTGCCAAAACCCAAAAAGTTAATGGAGTTTCTAAGTGGGATCCTTACAACCAATACTTGAATTATCATGAAGGTTGGGGAGGCTTTAAGCGAAAAACTTATGCCAAGAAATCCTGGTTGATTCCGGTAGCAAAAAAGGTTGAGAGTCGCGCGATTACCTATTCATCCCAATTGAAAACCTGCAAAGACGAATTGGACAGTAGCTGGTTATGGCGAGTGTTGTTTTATTAAACTTTAATCAAAAAAGAGACTGATATAGGGCTTGAAATCTATCGGGCCCTAGGTGTAATCGGATAAAATTAAATCCGCACCCTTCGCGGCAATCATCATTGTTGGTGCGTTGGTATTACCACTGACTAAGTTAGGCATAATCGAGGCATCAATCACTCGAATACCTGTTAATCCTCTAATTTTTAGCGTCGGATCTACTACCGACATATCGTCTATTCCCATTTTACAAGTTCCAACGGGATGGTAAATATTGTTGCTTTTCTCTCTGATAAAAGCGGCAATTTGTTCATCACTTTGTACTTGCTCACCAGGGAAAATTTCTTTTATATTTCCAAGGGATAATGGCGGTTGCTGCAGCACCTGCCGGGAAAGCTTTACCGCCTCGACCATTAACCTTATATCATCTGGGTGGCTAAGCATGTTGGAATCGATAACAGGAGGCGTCGCTATGTCAGCGGACATTAATCTGATTTCACCGCGACTTTTAGGGCGTAATATGCACGTGTGGAGGGTCGTCCCCTGAATACCATACATTTTCAAGTTGCGACCATGGTCATCCATCGCGCCTGCGATAAATTGCCATTGTATATCTGGCCTTTGGTCAAGACCTTTGCTTGAAATAAATCCCCCGGTTTCGACTAACGATGTGGTGAATGCCCCTCGTTTTGATTTGAAATATTCTACGGCTTGCGTGCCTAGCCACCAAAGAGAGGAAGGTAATATGGATATTAAATCGCTTCGCTTTTGTTGATTCACTAAACAAACGTCAACATGATCCTGCAAATTTTTACCAACGCCCTGTATTTCTTTTACCACCGGAATTTGCAATGCATCTAGTTGCTCTTTTGGACCGATGCCACTGAGCATTAAGAGCTGTGGGCTATGTATTGCACCGGCGCATAACAGCACTTCTTTGCTGGCTCTTAACTCAACAGTTTTGAAACTATCTTTATCAGCTTCCAAAAGCTGGCTTTGTTGAAAGCGAACTGCAACGGCCCTCTCGCCTTCAAATATAATTTTTTCAACGCGACTGTAAGACAATACGGTTAAGTTTTTTCGAGATTTGGAGTTTTGCAACGGGTGAATAAAGGCGTCTGCTGCGCTGTGCCGCTGCCCACCTTTCTGGGTAACCTGATAATAGCCAACTCCAGTTTGTTTCTCTCCGTTGAAATCGGGATTAAATGGGTACCCTAAGGAAGTCGCGGCGTCTATGAACTCCTTGCCGATAGGGTGGTTTGAACGGGAGTCCGTGACATTAAGTTCGCCTGTGGTTCCATGGTATTGGTCGTGAATTCTCTCTTGATGTTCAATCTCTTTAAAGTAGGGAAGTATTTGATCATAGCTCCAGCCTTCATTGCCTTGAGCTGCCCAGTCGTCGTAGTCTTTTCTATCTCCGCGAACATAAAGCATGGCATTGATAGCGCTAGAGCCTCCGAGTCCTCGGCCCCTAGGATTATAAATCTGGCGGTTGGCCTGATTGATTTGTACCGGAGTCTCGTAACCATAGTTGTATTTTGGGATTCGAAAAAGCAGAGGAATAGCGATAGGAGTTTTAACCAAAT is drawn from Thalassotalea sp. PS06 and contains these coding sequences:
- a CDS encoding cupin domain-containing protein; translated protein: MVSTGQSSPDEGWYEQSQDEWVLVVRGNAVLGFENELALSAGDYVLISSMVRHKVISASGNPETIWLVIHIQGEVQV
- a CDS encoding GMC family oxidoreductase; protein product: MTYDFIIVGGGSSGCVLANRLSANPNFSVCLLETGGRNQSNLVKTPIAIPLLFRIPKYNYGYETPVQINQANRQIYNPRGRGLGGSSAINAMLYVRGDRKDYDDWAAQGNEGWSYDQILPYFKEIEHQERIHDQYHGTTGELNVTDSRSNHPIGKEFIDAATSLGYPFNPDFNGEKQTGVGYYQVTQKGGQRHSAADAFIHPLQNSKSRKNLTVLSYSRVEKIIFEGERAVAVRFQQSQLLEADKDSFKTVELRASKEVLLCAGAIHSPQLLMLSGIGPKEQLDALQIPVVKEIQGVGKNLQDHVDVCLVNQQKRSDLISILPSSLWWLGTQAVEYFKSKRGAFTTSLVETGGFISSKGLDQRPDIQWQFIAGAMDDHGRNLKMYGIQGTTLHTCILRPKSRGEIRLMSADIATPPVIDSNMLSHPDDIRLMVEAVKLSRQVLQQPPLSLGNIKEIFPGEQVQSDEQIAAFIREKSNNIYHPVGTCKMGIDDMSVVDPTLKIRGLTGIRVIDASIMPNLVSGNTNAPTMMIAAKGADLILSDYT
- the gshA gene encoding glutamate--cysteine ligase yields the protein MTFSISEFIAEFSKPSNISALAGINRGLERETLRIKADGHLSNQGHNEALGSALTNPLITTDYSESLLEFITPVSQSIEQSIAQLKDIQKFTLSNIGGDHFWPMSMPCVVEKEDDIKIAQYGTSNIGKMKTVYRQGLKNRYGSMMQVISGIHFNFSFSDDFHQTVQTITGDERPLQDFVSDKYFALIRNYKRFGWLIPYLFGSSPALCPTFLQGREHNFEFKKAPTGCYYMEYATSLRMSDLGYTNSEQSTLNICYNNIDSYVASVQKAITLPSEKFASIGVKENGEYQQLNANILQIENELYAPIRPKRVAKSGQKPSEALAQGGVQYIEVRAMDVNPYVSTGISREQMYFMDVLLTYLYLKDSPQMSPQEFQVATENTDNVILSGRDPKLRLLDGSTLKSIPEWGQEIFGELVAIAKLLDEAYETNMYSKVVDQEKMKISQPELTPSGQILNDLLTKGRGIIGWSLIHAGKYQKELEQWQYQEFDEKYLQELATQSLADQSQIEAEDTVGFDEFLDNYFSR
- a CDS encoding sodium-dependent transporter, whose translation is MASSRGEFSSRLGFIMAAAGSAVGLGNIWGFPTQTASNGGAAFVLVYLVLAFCLAYPAFMAELLIGRYGQANAVTSLQKMSSRPWQKHFGFIVGFGGIICAALILSFYGIIAGWMMSYAIESAANIVGMNAVAEWVVGNSLERNLLFTVAFMVLTVFIIRKGVENGIEKWSKRLMPMMLGLLVLLIIYVMTLDGAMEGLNAYLNPDIEQLKDPSLIVSALGQAFFSLSLGTSVMVIYGSYISKKENLVSLGAQVTLIDVSIAFLAGLLIIPAMYVAQTQGVAIFADDGRLISGPGMVFDVLPKLFEDMGVIGTFIGLAFFVLMSIAALTSSISMLEGPVSYTVERHDVPRSKATTIIGLVILCISVVIVFNIETGLDFVATLSTQYGQPIIAMLCCIFVGWIWHRSSILEELKQGNDSVEHSFFWKIWPWYTKFVCPIAIAAVFINSL
- a CDS encoding transposase, translated to MPTPRKNQICLEATRYYHCISRCVRKAYLCGTDSTTNRCYNHRRQWVENRILYLAQIFSIDVCAYAVMSNHCHIVLRVDVEHAKSLSDREVINRWHKLCKGTMVTKQFEKTGEVEGYLEQTLKETVNVYRKRLFDISWFMRLLNEPIARMANAEDECTGRFWEGRFKCQALLDDAALAACMAYVDLNPIRAGLAVKPEDSAYTSLKQRVEAATLCKQPQTLLPLKCDSVKSEPEMSFSVEDYFQLVALTGQSIRENNSGPISNQAIVILARLNISPHNWLSLTTKFEYYFKGCVGQSSSLAKYCMASNKNRRSNLSNCRKLFR
- a CDS encoding tRNA-binding protein, giving the protein MEEINWQDFSKVQLCVGTVVDVQDFPEARKPAYKLTVDFGEHGIRKSSAQITELYELEDLLGKQVVGVINFPEKQIGPFISQCLITGFYNDDGKVCLAVPDGKVPNGSRLA
- a CDS encoding pseudouridine synthase, which translates into the protein MSKSSGLIFENDKFIVAYKPAGESFHDEEIAGSGFFNQWKRAYQELYPVHRLDKMTSGLMLMAKDSNTASQLSALFAERNVSKLYIALACGKPKKKQGIIKGDMVKSRRGTFKLERTTNNPAITHFQSFSLEPGLRLYKLMPKTGKTHQLRVAMNSLGTAILGDPNYSFTKTDSAIVDRGYLHAYQLAFTLDGHPYAFKADLAMVDGEMFERHREAITELIDPI